The following coding sequences are from one Triticum dicoccoides isolate Atlit2015 ecotype Zavitan chromosome 4A, WEW_v2.0, whole genome shotgun sequence window:
- the LOC119288557 gene encoding Werner Syndrome-like exonuclease, translating to MATETLVGDVDFEGDVITTTITSSGAAVAAWLRKIRYVYRWVYHKLIVGLDVEWRPSYSHAQNPVALLQLCVGRRCLIFQLLHADYFPQALVTFLADPDFRFVGVGVQDDANRLSNDHGLGVANTVDLRHLAADEMGRPWLRQAGLRDVADAVMGASVDKPHSITMGPWDAYRLSDEQIKYACIDAFVCFEVGRKLLTGDY from the coding sequence ATGGCCACCGAGACGTTGGTCGGCGACGTGGACTTCGAGGGCGacgtcatcaccaccaccatcacgtCCTCCGGCGCTGCCGTGGCCGCCTGGCTCCGCAAGATCCGCTACGTCTACCGCTGGGTCTACCACAAGCTCATCGTGGGGCTGGACGTGGAGTGGCGCCCCAGCTACAGCCACGCGCAGAACCCCGTCGCGCTCCTGCAGCTCTGCGTCGGccgccgctgcctcatcttccagctactCCACGCCGACTACTTCCCACAGGCACTCGTCACCTTCCTCGCCGACCCGGACTTCCGCTTCGTCGGCGTCGGCGTGCAGGACGACGCCAACCGCCTCAGcaacgaccacggtctcggggtcgCCAACACCGTCGACCTGCGCCACCTCGCGGCCGACGAGATGGGCAGGCCGTGGCTCCGCCAGGCCGGGCTCAGGGACGTCGCGGACGCCGTCATGGGGGCCAGCGTCGACAAGCCGCACAGCATCACGATGGGACCGTGGGACGCCTACCGCCTCTCCGACGAGCAGATCAAGTACGCCTGCATCGACGCGTTCGTCTGCTTCGAGGTCGGCCGGAAGCTCCTCACCGGCGACTACTGA